A stretch of DNA from Geminocystis sp. M7585_C2015_104:
GAGGGTGTGGGGCGAGGAAAGATTGCCAAACTTGTAGTCTAACTGTGCACTGGCGCGTAGACGGTTTTCTATATTATCCAAGTCTAACCCTGTCAGATTAAATATACCCCTAAGGTTTGTACGCTCGTTGAAGTCTGCCTGTATTTGAGCAAGAAGGGCATAACTGGTAGAATTAAAGATGCCACCGTTGTGGTCGGGGTTAACCGCATTTTTGTCGGGGAAGGAATCAGGAAAAAATGCCCTTTGTAAGAGAAAACGGGGGGTGAAGGAAAAACGGACTTTCTCGTCACTGTGAAGCTCAAATTCTCTTTCTATGTACAAACCACCCAATTCCTCCCCGTCAAACCCCACGGAAAACCACCCGGGGCGACGCCGCTTGTCTATTACCAGACGGCTCGGTATTATGGGAATAGAAACAGTCTGATCAAACACTAGACGGGAATTAGAGGTGGTCAACTCGTCCTGAAAAGGAGATATACTCCTAAGTCTAGCGGAGTCTGCCCTTAGTTCCAGTTCAGGAGGAGAAAAAGGATCGTTAGTAACCCTTATGTTGGTAGCATACCACTGTTGGCCATCAAAGTCAACTCGTTGTGCCTGAAAACGGAGACGATTTATTTGTCCTCCGGCAGTAATTGTTGGTAGTCCGCCTCCCTGTAAAAGAGAGAATTCCCGGATGCTGCCAACGGCAAATTCATAGCCGCCAGCAGAGACTACTCTTCTAAGGGGTTGATTGGCTTGGAGTTGTTGGGAGAGGATTTGACTGGAGAGGGGATTATTGCCAGTGTCTCCGCGAAAATCTCTGGTGATACTGGGTTGGTATATTTCTCCCTGGGCATTGAAGATAACTCCTCTATCCTGGGTAAAATAGTATTCGAATCTATCTCCCCTTAGTTTTTGATCTCCCCTTTGTAGACTAACATTTCCCTGTGCTACTGCTAGTCTTTCTCTTAGATTAACCAACACCTCATCGGCGGTAAGTATCCCATTGTCAAAGCGGATTACTACATTCCCCCTCGCCTTTACTATTTCCTGTGGGGCAAGATATTCCTGTTCATCTGCTAGAATTTCTACAGCGGGGATGGCTTCGGAGGATGGGTTGTTTTGGACTATTACTGACCCGTCGGGGGCGGAAAGATTAAAATCGTAGTAGACACTGCTGCCACTGCGACTGTAAATAACTATCCTCTTACTGGGATTATTGGTGATTTTCGGGTGGGGGGGGAAACTGTTTATGTCTACAGAGGGGGGATTGCCTAGCAATGCTGCCGAATTGTTTTCAGACGCCACCTCTACTGTGGAAAAGGTGGTAGCTATTAGAAAACCAGTGGCCAGTGTTAGCATATTCTAGATACTTCCTGGGATTTTAGCGGGGGATGCTTTTTTTTTTTCACAGTCACAAAAGCACAGTTTAACACTAACCCACACCCCATTTTTTCTCCTCATGGTGTATCTTCAATGTCGTAAGGTCAGATTATAACAACCCTTTTACTCCCTATGTAGAGATATACCTATGTAATACCAATCTCTTTCACGGGGGGATTAGCGTCACAAATAACAAGCCAAAACTGGCAATGGCCACCTCCCCTGGATTATTTCACTTTTAAAATAGCAAACTAACGCCATAATTTATTTTCTAAATCCCGGATTTTGCGCTCAATTCTGTCAATTCTTCCTCTTAATTCGTCAATTTCTGACTGTTTTGGTATACCTAAATCTTGGAGAATGTTTTTAATATGCTTTTCTAGTTGGGACTGTAAAGTAGCTTGGTCACTTTGAATGTGTTGCCAAATTTCATCTACCATTTGCCTAGCTTGGTCAGGATTAATTCTACCTTCCTTGACCCATTGTTCACTCACCTGTTTGAGTTTTTCGGCGACAAGAGAGGTAGTCCCAACGCCAATGAGTAATAATTGTTTAAGCCAATCGTTACTATCCATAGTCTGAATGAGACTCACATCTATACCCCTATGATAGCGATTTATGTTAACTATATACACCAAGAAGGGGGTAGTCAAGAGGGGTATTTTGTTTTTATAATGGTGGATTGTGTCAATTGAGATGGGGTTATGCCAAAGCTAAAAACTAAAAAGGCAGCTGCTAAACGGTTTCATATTACTGGCAGTGGGAAAGTAATGCGTCGTCGCGCCAGCAAAAATCACTTATTGGAACATAAATCCTCTAAAAGGAAACGCAGTCTCAGTAAAATGGCACCTGTCCACAAAAACGACCTAAAAGAGGTACTTCTAATGTTACCCTATGCTAAGTGCTAGATGAAAGGGGGTAGTAGGAAAAATGACAAGAGTAAAAAGAGGTAACGTAGCCCGGAAAAGACGCAAAAAAATCCTAAAACTGGCCAAAGGCTTCCGTGGTAGCCATTCCAAACTCTTCCGGGTGGCTAACCAACAGGTGATGAAGGCCCTCCGGTATGCTTATAGGGATAGGAGGAGGAAGAAAAGAGACTTCCGTCGTCTCTGGATTGCCCGTATTAATGCCGCCGCTAGAAGCCATGGCATTAGCTATAGTCAGTTAATCCACAAGTTGAATACCGCCAACATTGCCCTAAATCGCAAAATGTTGGCACTGTTGGCTATTCAAGATCCTAAGGCCTTCGATAAGGTGGTAGA
This window harbors:
- a CDS encoding DUF3769 domain-containing protein; the encoded protein is MLTLATGFLIATTFSTVEVASENNSAALLGNPPSVDINSFPPHPKITNNPSKRIVIYSRSGSSVYYDFNLSAPDGSVIVQNNPSSEAIPAVEILADEQEYLAPQEIVKARGNVVIRFDNGILTADEVLVNLRERLAVAQGNVSLQRGDQKLRGDRFEYYFTQDRGVIFNAQGEIYQPSITRDFRGDTGNNPLSSQILSQQLQANQPLRRVVSAGGYEFAVGSIREFSLLQGGGLPTITAGGQINRLRFQAQRVDFDGQQWYATNIRVTNDPFSPPELELRADSARLRSISPFQDELTTSNSRLVFDQTVSIPIIPSRLVIDKRRRPGWFSVGFDGEELGGLYIEREFELHSDEKVRFSFTPRFLLQRAFFPDSFPDKNAVNPDHNGGIFNSTSYALLAQIQADFNERTNLRGIFNLTGLDLDNIENRLRASAQLDYKFGNLSSPHTLSLQYNYRDRLFNGSLGFQTVQQSYGLVINSPYIPIPNSPFGIVYQTSIQNINAETDKKELLRPNRSTNRVTLTRYQGAAILTGNILLWSGKNLPPTAEEGLKYTPTPVTPFLSLNTGLTAVASYYSNGDVQPAITATIGIQGQFGHFSRPFGDYTGFQLGFSQGIRGSQSPFLFDRFADEQVLSLGFTQQLYGPLRVGIQTFRNLKTNQEISTDYFLEYSRRTYNIIIRYNPVLQLGSIGLRISDFNWEGNPGGFDTPSSVRPVVDTIKRDN
- a CDS encoding phasin family protein, with product MDSNDWLKQLLLIGVGTTSLVAEKLKQVSEQWVKEGRINPDQARQMVDEIWQHIQSDQATLQSQLEKHIKNILQDLGIPKQSEIDELRGRIDRIERKIRDLENKLWR
- the rpmI gene encoding 50S ribosomal protein L35 — its product is MPKLKTKKAAAKRFHITGSGKVMRRRASKNHLLEHKSSKRKRSLSKMAPVHKNDLKEVLLMLPYAKC
- the rplT gene encoding 50S ribosomal protein L20, yielding MTRVKRGNVARKRRKKILKLAKGFRGSHSKLFRVANQQVMKALRYAYRDRRRKKRDFRRLWIARINAAARSHGISYSQLIHKLNTANIALNRKMLALLAIQDPKAFDKVVEVATKV